A window from Acinonyx jubatus isolate Ajub_Pintada_27869175 chromosome E1, VMU_Ajub_asm_v1.0, whole genome shotgun sequence encodes these proteins:
- the LOC106980448 gene encoding C-C motif chemokine 3-like, whose amino-acid sequence MEVPKAALAVLLLTATLCSQTCSSFFGADTPTSCCFVYISRQIPRKFVVDYYETSSQCSKPGVIFQTKRGREICADPREAWVQEYITNLELNA is encoded by the exons ATGGAGGTCCCCAAGGCTGCCCTGGCTGTCCTGCTTCTCACCGCGACACTCTGTTCCCAGACCTGCTCTTCCTTTT ttgGTGCCgacacccccacctcctgctgctTCGTCTATATCTCCCGGCAGATTCCACGCAAATTTGTGGTCGACTATTATGAGACCAGCAGCCAATGCTCCAAGCCCGGTGTCAT CTTCCAAACGAAAAGAGGCCGGGAGATCTGTGCTGACCCCAGGGAGGCCTGGGTCCAGGAATACATCACCAACCTGGAGCTGAATGCCTGA